The DNA segment AAAAATGTATTAGTCGAGCAGTTTGGTTTGCTTGCGAGCAGATTTCAGGTGGTTGGTGTTGGCAGTGCAGAGCCTATCGCCGATAACCGAACTCGACAGGGGCGAGAGCAGAATCGTCGAGTCGAGTTTTTAGTTATTGTTCAATAGTTTTATCTTAAATTTGAGGGAGTATATAAATGGATAACTTGCAAGGTTTAATGGAGCAAGCACCAGAGTTAATCGTCACCTACGGCATGAAAGTACTGTTTGCGATTATCATATTTGTCATCGGTAAGTTCCTGTCGAAAGTCGCAAAAAAAATAACGACAAAAATACTCAACAAACGTAAGGTCGATACTACCGTTGTCTCGTTTGTTGCCAATATTGCTTGGGCATTGGTGTTTGTATTTACCATAGTGGCAACCCTTGGCCAAATTGGTGTGCAAACCGCATCGTTAGTGGCTGTAATTGGTGCTGCGGGCTTGGCAGTTGGCTTAGCGTTACAAGGTTCACTGTCTAACTTTGCTGCAGGCGTATTGATGGTGCTATTTAGACCATGCCGAGTCGGCGACTATGTGGAAGCTGCTGGGATTGCGGGGACGGTTGATGAAATCACAATCTTCTCAACGCGCTTACTGACTCCAGATAATAAGCTTGTTATTGCACCCAACTCAGCCATGATGAATGGCACAATCGTTAACTATTCAGCCATGGAGACGCGTCGCTTAGATTTGGTGATTGGGGTTTCTTATGATGCGAACTTAGCCGAGACCAAGAAGGTATTAACTCACATCCTCGATAACAGTCAGTATGTACTCAAAGACCCGGCCTACACAGTGGCTGTATCAGAATTGGCTGATTCGTCGGTGAACTTTGTGGTTCGCCCTTGGGTTAAAGGCGCAGATTACTGGCCAGCGCACTTTGAAATTCTAGAGCAAATTAAGAATGCCTTAGATGAAGCGGGAATTGGTATTCCATATCCGCAGATGGATCTCTATGTAAAAGAGACGCCAGCGGCTTAAGTTGAGCCATCTTCACTGGTCAGTAGGTAATAAAAAAGGTCGGCATATGCCGACCTTTTTCTCTCTTTCAAACTAGCATATTTAAAACTAGCTTAATGCGCGTTGTCTGATTGATATTGGTAATCAAACTTGGGCATAGACCATTTGTAGCGAATGGCTAGCATTCTAAAGCTAAAGCCAAACACTAGAGATATGGACAGATTAATCCATTCTGGGACGCCGTAAAACTTCATCGCCACATAGGCTGATGCAGTCAAAAGGGCAACCAAAGCATAGAGCTCTTTCTTAAAGATCAGCGGCACTTGGTTACAAAGAATATCTCTAATGACGCCGCCAAAGACACCCGTTACCACGCCCATCACTATCGCTATCTCGGGGCTAAAGCCTAGCACTAGCGTCTTTTGCGCGCCGATAATCGAAAATACCGCTAAGCCAACGGCGTCGATGGCTAAAAAAAGTTTAGACAGATGACGCATAACTGGCGCTATCATTACCGTCAGTAATGAGGCTGCAGCAATGGCAATCAAGTAATGGACATTTTCAATCCAAACTAATGGGTAGTTACCGAGTAAAATATCGCGCAACGTGCCACCACCTATCGCGGTAACGCAACCTATTATGACTACACCAAACAGGTCCATCTGTTTTTTACCTGCAGCCAGAGCACCTGTCATCGCCTCGGCAAGAATACCGATAAGCCACAAAAAGCCGATAACTTTAACTTCTAACATATTTTGCACTAGCTAAATAAAAGGAAGATGATTCTGCCTCTTTTTACGCCAAAAATACAATGATAAAAGCTATGTTTATTCATTATATTTTCTAATGCATTTTTTGTTGGCATTCTAATTTTACTGGCTATTGCTGGGTTTTGAGTGAGTTTTAAATTAGATTTATCCTTTAATTGTATTTATATTTGTTAAATTTACACGCTATACCTATAAGTTGTGCGTTACTTAGTGTTTTCTTATGTTTGT comes from the Shewanella halifaxensis HAW-EB4 genome and includes:
- a CDS encoding mechanosensitive ion channel family protein, giving the protein MDNLQGLMEQAPELIVTYGMKVLFAIIIFVIGKFLSKVAKKITTKILNKRKVDTTVVSFVANIAWALVFVFTIVATLGQIGVQTASLVAVIGAAGLAVGLALQGSLSNFAAGVLMVLFRPCRVGDYVEAAGIAGTVDEITIFSTRLLTPDNKLVIAPNSAMMNGTIVNYSAMETRRLDLVIGVSYDANLAETKKVLTHILDNSQYVLKDPAYTVAVSELADSSVNFVVRPWVKGADYWPAHFEILEQIKNALDEAGIGIPYPQMDLYVKETPAA
- a CDS encoding trimeric intracellular cation channel family protein, translated to MLEVKVIGFLWLIGILAEAMTGALAAGKKQMDLFGVVIIGCVTAIGGGTLRDILLGNYPLVWIENVHYLIAIAAASLLTVMIAPVMRHLSKLFLAIDAVGLAVFSIIGAQKTLVLGFSPEIAIVMGVVTGVFGGVIRDILCNQVPLIFKKELYALVALLTASAYVAMKFYGVPEWINLSISLVFGFSFRMLAIRYKWSMPKFDYQYQSDNAH